One segment of Rosa chinensis cultivar Old Blush chromosome 6, RchiOBHm-V2, whole genome shotgun sequence DNA contains the following:
- the LOC112171776 gene encoding gibberellin 20 oxidase 2 — translation MASILLSSPSKLHAQQTNRGPIDSSFLQRQTRVPSGFIWPEADLVAADEELDEPLIDLKGFFKGDGVAIENAAKLIRASCLSHGFFQVTNHGVDTSLIKLADDHLDQFFNLPVSEKLRVKRVPGSPWGYSGSHADRFSTKLPWKETLSFGFHDNGSEKVVADFFKSKLGDSFKETGKVYQKYCEAMKSLALSIMELLAITLGVKRLHYKEFFEDAHSIMRCNYYPTCQEPSLSLGTGPHCDPTSLTILHQDQVGGLEVFVNNKWQSVRPIQGALVINIGDTFTALSNGLYKSCLHRASVNAVKERRSLAFFLCPKDDKVVKPPEELVTEVGTRKYPDFTWAKLLGFTQNHYRADESTLQQFSKFTQSESKSVN, via the exons ATGGCCTCTATTCTTCTGTCATCGCCATCAAAGCTCCATGCTCAACAAACCAACCGTGGCCCTATTGACTCTTCCTTTTTGCAGCGGCAAACCCGTGTTCCCAGTGGTTTCATTTGGCCAGAAGCCGACTTAGTGGCGGCTGACGAAGAGCTCGATGAACCGCTGATCGATCTCAAGGGCTTCTTCAAGGGTGACGGCGTGGCAATCGAGAATGCTGCCAAGCTAATTAGGGCTTCTTGCTTAAGCCATGGCTTTTTCCAAGTCACCAACCACGGTGTGGACACCAGCCTCATCAAGCTCGCTGACGACCATTTGGATCAGTTCTTTAACCTCCCCGTTAGCGAGAAGTTGAGGGTCAAGAGAGTCCCCGGTAGCCCTTGGGGTTATTCCGGCTCCCATGCCGACCGATTCTCCACCAAACTTCCCTGGAAGGAGACATTGTCTTTCGGCTTCCATGACAATGGCTCGGAGAAAGTTGTGGCGGATTTCTTTAAGTCCAAATTAGGGGATAGTTTTAAAGAGACTGG gaAGGTGTATCAAAAATACTGTGAAGCAATGAAGAGTTTGGCTCTTTCAATAATGGAGCTACTGGCAATCACCTTAGGAGTGAAGCGGTTGCACTACAAGGAATTCTTTGAGGATGCTCACTCTATCATGAGGTGCAACTACTATCCGACTTGCCAAGAGCCAAGCCTTTCTCTTGGGACTGGTCCTCATTGTGATCCAACATCCCTAACCATTCTTCACCAAGACCAAGTTGGGGGGCTTGAAGTGTTTGTCAACAACAAATGGCAATCTGTGAGACCTATTCAAGGTGCTCTGGTCATCAACATTGGTGACACCTTCACG GCACTATCGAATGGATTGTACAAGAGCTGCCTGCATCGGGCGAGTGTGAACGCAGTAAAGGAGAGGAGATCTTTGGCATTCTTTTTGTGCCCCAAGGATGACAAGGTGGTGAAACCTCCAGAGGAACTTGTTACTGAAGTAGGGACAAGGAAATACCCGGATTTCACTTGGGCCAAGCTACTCGGATTCACTCAGAACCACTACAGGGCTGATGAGTCTACCCTCCAGCAATTCTCCAAGTTTACCCAGTCCGAATccaaatcagttaattaa